From Watersipora subatra chromosome 2, tzWatSuba1.1, whole genome shotgun sequence, one genomic window encodes:
- the LOC137386761 gene encoding semaphorin-5A-like, whose translation MVDAGGKGSKRSSSSKNSSKSSRGSSGSSSRSSSGSSSRGSSSDSSRDSSSDSSESSEEKPVNVNGYWSSWSSWSDCTRPCGSGTQSRTRTCLSKYGSTTVYKVSCKGSSKQTRACNTQNCKEDQYGAYY comes from the exons ATGGTGGATGCTGGAGGAAAGGGTAGTAAGAGGAGCAGTAGCAGCA AAAACAGCAGCAAGAGCAGCCGTGGCAGCAGTGGCAGCAGTAGCCGTAGCAGCAGTGGCAGCAGTAGCCGTGGCAGCAGCAGTGACAGTAGTCGTGACAGCAGCAGTGACAGCAGCGAAAGCAGTGAAGAGAAACCTGTTAATGTCAACG GATATTGGTCAAGCTGGAGCAGCTGGTCTGACTGTACAAGACCATGTGGTTCAGGAACCCAAAGTAGAACTAGAACATGCCTGAGCAAGTATGGTTCCACCACTGTTTACAAAGTTTCCTGCAAAGGTTCCTCTAAGCAGACCAGAGCCTGCAACACTCAGAACTGCAAAGAAGATC AGTATGGAGCCTACTACTAA
- the LOC137386760 gene encoding A disintegrin and metalloproteinase with thrombospondin motifs adt-2-like codes for MVDAGGKGSKKSSSSKNSSKSSRGSSSSHGSSGSSSRGSSSRGSSSDSSDSSRDSSESSEEKPVNIKGYWSSWSSWSDCTRQCGSGTQSRTRTCLSKYGSTNVYKVSCKGSSKQTRACNTQNCNGDQYGAYY; via the exons ATGGTGGATGCTGGAGGAAAGGGTAGTAAGAAGAGCAGTAGCAGCA AAAACAGCAGCAAGAGCAGCCGTGGCAGCAGTAGCAGCCATGGCAGCAGTGGCAGCAGTAGCCGTGGCAGCAGTAGCCGTGGCAGCAGCAGTGATAGTAGTGACAGCAGTCGTGACAGCAGCGAGAGCAGTGAAGAGAAACCTGTTAATATCAAAG GATATTGGTCAAGCTGGAGCAGCTGGTCTGACTGTACAAGACAATGTGGTTCAGGAACCCAAAGTAGAACTAGAACATGCCTGAGCAAGTATGGTTCCACCAATGTTTACAAAGTTTCCTGCAAGGGTTCCTCTAAGCAGACCAGAGCCTGCAACACCCAGAACTGTAATGGAGATC AGTATGGAGCCTACTACTAA
- the LOC137387246 gene encoding uncharacterized protein, translating into MRILILTLLVILLFAVMVDAGEKGSKKSSSSKNSSNSSHGSSSSRGSSGSRGSSSDRSDSSRDSSESSEEKPVNTKENKSSQKNGDSSGSSSSDSSDSSDSSRDSSSDSGSDSGSDSNESSEEKPVNIKGYWSSWSSWSDCTRQCGSGTQSRTRTCLSKYGSTNVYKVFCKGSSKQTRACNTQKCYGDKYGDYH; encoded by the exons ATGAGGATTCTCATTTTGACTCTGCTCGTAATCCTTTTGTTTG CTGTGATGGTGGATGCTGGAGAAAAGGGTAGTAAGAAGAGCAGTAGCAGCA AAAACAGCAGCAACAGCAGCCATGGCAGCAGTAGCAGCCGTGGCAGCAGTGGCAGCCGTGGCAGCAGCAGTGACAGAAGTGACAGCAGTCGTGACAGCAGCGAGAGCAGTGAAGAGAAACCTGTTAATACCAAAG AAAACAAAAGCAGCCAGAAGAATGGTGACAGCAGTGGCAGCAGCAGCAGTGACAGCAGTGACAGTAGTGACAGCAGCCGTGACAGCAGCAGTGACagtggtagtgacagtggtagTGACAGCAATGAGAGCAGTGAAGAGAAACCTGTTAATATTAAAG GATACTGGTCGAGCTGGAGCAGCTGGTCTGACTGTACAAGACAATGTGGTTCAGGAACCCAAAGTAGAACTAGAACATGCCTGAGCAAGTATGGTTCCACCAATGTTTACAAAGTATTCTGCAAGGGTTCCTCTAAGCAGACCAGAGCCTGCAACACTCAAAAGTGCTATGGAGATA AGTATGGAGACTACCACTAG